Genomic segment of Streptomyces sp. NA02950:
TAGCAAATCGATGTAGCGCGCCGCGACTGCCTCCGCATCAGGCCCGTGGGCGAAGACGCCGCTCTCGAAACCGCCTGTCTCCTGATTCGGCCGTTTGGTGCGGTATGCGAAGCTCCCGCCGACGACCAGCGCGGGCACCCCGCGCGTCACCGACAGCGCGAAGACGCCCTGCTCGACGAGGTCTTTGCTGCCGTGCAGCATCGCCATCTCAGGCGTGCTTGTCGCCAGGAAGAGCTCCAGCTCGTCCGGCAGGTCGAAGGCCGCACCGGACCACACCTCCAGTCCAGGCGAGCGCACGGCGGCGGCCAAGCCATTGATGTCGAAGTCTTGCCTCTGGTCATCGACGCGCAGCCCGATGCCGTCGGCAACCCGGATGAGTCGCTCGGTGTAGGCGCCGGCTCCCTGCATTGCCACGAAGCCGCACAGCCGGTAGCTGTCGCTGACCAGGCCCTCATCGGCGCGGTCGAACGCGATCGAGCGGGTGAGCCCCCGCATACGCAGCGGGACGACGATCCTGCCGTGCTCGGAGAGCTGGTCCAGCCACGCCGACGGGATATCCCACGCCCCGGCTGTGACGATGATGCGGTCGAACGGCGCATGCTCGGGTACGCCAGCGTCGGCGTCGGACTGCACCACCTCGACCTGTTCGTATCCCGCCGCGTCCAGGCAAGTGCGGGCGCGCTCGACAATCTCCGCATCGATGTCCACTGAGACCACCGCCCCGGTGTCGCCGACAAGTTCGGCGATGAGCGCAGCGTTGTAGCCGCCTGAGCCGACTTCGAGGACCCGCATGCCAGGTTCGATCTCGGCCTGCTCCAGCATCACCACTTGGATATGGGTGGCCGACAGAGAACTGAGGGCAGTACCGTCCTGATCGCGCTTGATCACCAGGGCTTGGTCGGCGGCGTACGCGGCTTTCAGCGGCTCGTCGACGGCGAACAGATGCCGAGGCACGGTGGCCACAGCGCCAGCGAGGGTCTCGGACGTGATCGCCCCCAGATCATGCAGTTCCCGCACCATGGCCGCCCGCAGCGAGGCCGCTTCGTCATCCACGCCATTTTCTCGGACCGTAGTCATTGCGTCACCCTATCGAGTCGTTTCCGTGCAGCCCCAGCACTCTCCGCAGTGGCTCCATCGTCATTCGTGAGCACGAGGCGTCCGGGAAGAGCACAGACGGATCTCGGCGGCCGCCGCTCGCTGACTGCGGGCGAGGGTGGTCGGGGCGCCTGCTCC
This window contains:
- the fxlM gene encoding methyltransferase, FxLD system → MDDEAASLRAAMVRELHDLGAITSETLAGAVATVPRHLFAVDEPLKAAYAADQALVIKRDQDGTALSSLSATHIQVVMLEQAEIEPGMRVLEVGSGGYNAALIAELVGDTGAVVSVDIDAEIVERARTCLDAAGYEQVEVVQSDADAGVPEHAPFDRIIVTAGAWDIPSAWLDQLSEHGRIVVPLRMRGLTRSIAFDRADEGLVSDSYRLCGFVAMQGAGAYTERLIRVADGIGLRVDDQRQDFDINGLAAAVRSPGLEVWSGAAFDLPDELELFLATSTPEMAMLHGSKDLVEQGVFALSVTRGVPALVVGGSFAYRTKRPNQETGGFESGVFAHGPDAEAVAARYIDLLRRWASEHQRRGAARIRYRPMPSGTAKPSQGIVAKQLGAVEISWS